One Anaerohalosphaeraceae bacterium genomic region harbors:
- a CDS encoding radical SAM protein, with protein MINISKLYCGKSGRSDELRYPPHRNHKPIVVFNCTRRCNLLCRHCYSHVRSGGKEPELTTEQARRLIGQIADYGCPVLLFSGGEPLLREDLFALIECACCRGIRTVLSTNGTLIQDSTAERLAALGVSYVGISLDGPAEFHDDFRQVKGAFAAAVEGIRSCRRAGIPAGIRFTMTADNIRQIPLLFQIAADLDVRRICFYHLIRTGRAEDLVEAVPSAALVREAMDSILSCTERMTAAGQADEVLTVGNHADGPYILMRLRRLSLERAADAEVLLRRAAGNRIGQNIAAVDWAGRVYPDQFWRSYSLGNILEKPFAQIWENPAEPVLTILRNKKKYRDPRCRRCRWFDLCGGNFRSLDGSANIELWRNEPPCYLTEEEIALEQE; from the coding sequence ATGATTAATATCAGCAAATTGTATTGCGGCAAGTCCGGCCGGTCGGATGAGCTGCGTTATCCGCCGCATCGGAATCACAAGCCGATTGTGGTGTTCAACTGTACCCGGCGGTGCAATCTGCTGTGCCGTCACTGCTACAGCCATGTGCGGAGCGGCGGAAAGGAGCCCGAGCTGACGACGGAACAGGCCCGGCGGCTGATAGGCCAGATTGCCGATTACGGCTGTCCGGTTCTGCTGTTCAGCGGCGGAGAACCGCTGCTTCGCGAAGACCTATTTGCTCTGATTGAATGTGCCTGCTGCAGAGGGATTCGCACCGTTTTATCCACGAACGGCACGCTGATTCAGGATTCAACCGCTGAGCGTCTGGCGGCTCTGGGGGTCAGTTATGTCGGGATTTCGCTGGATGGGCCGGCGGAGTTTCACGATGATTTTCGGCAGGTCAAGGGGGCTTTTGCCGCGGCCGTGGAGGGAATTCGCTCCTGCCGCCGGGCGGGAATTCCTGCGGGCATTCGGTTTACAATGACGGCGGACAATATCAGGCAGATTCCTTTGCTGTTTCAGATTGCGGCGGACCTGGATGTGCGGCGCATCTGCTTTTATCATTTGATTCGGACCGGCCGCGCCGAAGACCTGGTGGAAGCGGTACCTTCCGCGGCTTTGGTGCGGGAGGCGATGGATTCGATTCTTTCCTGTACGGAGCGAATGACCGCCGCCGGACAGGCGGATGAAGTGCTCACGGTCGGCAACCATGCGGATGGGCCGTATATTCTGATGCGGCTGCGGCGGCTGTCTTTGGAGCGGGCGGCTGATGCGGAGGTGCTGCTCCGGCGGGCGGCCGGCAACCGCATCGGACAGAACATTGCCGCCGTGGACTGGGCCGGACGGGTGTATCCTGACCAGTTTTGGCGGAGTTATTCGCTTGGGAATATCCTCGAAAAGCCGTTTGCCCAAATCTGGGAGAACCCGGCCGAACCGGTTCTGACGATTTTGCGGAACAAAAAGAAGTATCGGGACCCTCGGTGCCGGCGCTGCCGGTGGTTTGATTTGTGCGGCGGCAATTTTCGTTCATTGGACGGAAGCGCCAATATCGAGTTATGGCGGAATGAGCCGCCATGCTATTTGACGGAAGAAGAGATTGCACTGGAGCAGGAGTAA
- the cobA gene encoding uroporphyrinogen-III C-methyltransferase — translation MHKSKIYFVGAGPGDPALITLRGAQLLRQADCVIFDGLVNEVLLEDCRPDCECLCVRKRTGETPFTQEQINRLLLEKAAQYPVVVRLKGGDPGFFGRTAEEIQTCIQGGIDFEVVPGVTAASAAAAYSGMFLTDRQFSSQVLFVTGQEAPDKNESSIDWDFLAGFRGTIAFYMAMSNLEQIVASLLANGKPADTPAAVIQNASLPHQRLVQASLERIASVCRQEGMDAPAIVLIGPTAVYREETDWFRRRPLASRTILIARDEEGNRSLSRRLNELGADVLGLPVLAVRNFAQTGAADTALNQLEEFDWVVFTSRRGVEFSLQRLGELGKDARAFGRARIACIGPETARALCEYGLRADFVPTTFTGQALAEELSAKEPPAGKKFLLLRSAVAPDDLPKSLQRQGAVVEEVSIYTAEPAELPARQIEPVLGRLSRRKIDWILFASSSAVSAFLKVVPKETVLKSGAKIASIGPSTTRRLLEEELPAALEAPVHTLEGLTEALIRYYD, via the coding sequence ATGCATAAATCCAAAATCTATTTTGTTGGGGCGGGTCCGGGTGATCCGGCGCTGATTACCCTGCGCGGGGCACAGCTCCTTCGTCAGGCCGACTGTGTGATTTTCGACGGACTGGTCAATGAGGTCCTGCTGGAGGACTGCCGGCCGGACTGCGAATGTCTCTGTGTCCGCAAACGAACAGGGGAAACCCCTTTTACGCAGGAGCAAATCAATCGGCTGCTGCTGGAGAAAGCCGCTCAATATCCGGTTGTTGTACGGCTCAAAGGAGGAGACCCCGGTTTTTTCGGCCGGACGGCGGAGGAAATCCAGACTTGTATTCAGGGGGGAATTGATTTTGAGGTGGTTCCCGGCGTGACGGCGGCTTCTGCGGCGGCGGCTTATTCCGGAATGTTCCTGACCGACCGGCAGTTCAGCTCACAGGTTCTTTTTGTAACCGGTCAGGAGGCCCCCGACAAAAATGAATCTTCAATTGACTGGGATTTCCTGGCCGGCTTTCGCGGCACAATCGCCTTTTATATGGCGATGAGCAATCTGGAGCAGATTGTTGCGTCCCTTTTGGCAAACGGCAAACCGGCGGATACCCCGGCGGCGGTGATTCAGAACGCCAGTCTGCCGCATCAGCGTCTGGTTCAGGCGTCTTTGGAGCGGATTGCTTCGGTCTGCCGGCAGGAGGGGATGGACGCACCGGCTATCGTATTGATTGGACCGACAGCCGTCTATCGGGAGGAAACGGACTGGTTTCGCCGTCGCCCGCTGGCGAGCAGGACTATCCTGATTGCCCGTGATGAGGAGGGGAATCGTTCATTGAGCCGACGGCTGAATGAATTGGGAGCCGACGTGCTGGGTTTGCCTGTGCTTGCCGTGCGAAACTTTGCCCAGACCGGTGCGGCGGATACGGCCCTGAATCAGCTGGAAGAGTTTGACTGGGTTGTTTTTACCAGCCGGCGCGGAGTGGAGTTTTCGCTGCAACGATTGGGTGAGCTGGGGAAAGATGCACGGGCTTTTGGTCGGGCCCGGATTGCCTGCATCGGCCCGGAGACTGCACGGGCTTTGTGCGAGTACGGTTTGCGGGCTGATTTTGTTCCGACGACGTTTACCGGTCAGGCGCTGGCGGAGGAATTGTCTGCGAAGGAGCCGCCGGCCGGAAAGAAATTTCTGCTGCTGCGTTCCGCCGTTGCTCCGGATGACCTTCCGAAGTCCCTGCAGCGGCAGGGGGCGGTTGTGGAGGAAGTTTCGATTTATACAGCGGAACCGGCGGAGCTGCCCGCTCGGCAGATTGAACCAGTCCTGGGGCGGTTGAGCCGGCGGAAGATTGACTGGATTCTTTTTGCGAGCAGTTCGGCCGTATCCGCTTTTTTGAAGGTTGTGCCGAAGGAAACTGTGCTCAAAAGCGGGGCAAAAATCGCCTCCATCGGCCCGAGCACGACCCGTCGGCTGCTGGAGGAAGAGCTTCCGGCAGCCCTTGAAGCACCCGTGCATACCCTGGAGGGGCTCACAGAGGCCCTGATTCGCTATTATGATTAA
- the hemC gene encoding hydroxymethylbilane synthase, with translation MTLLRAATRGSKLALIQTQRVIDALQKVCPGLSVEMQILRTQGDQQADAPLWKLEGSGFFTARLQQALLEGAADFAVHSFKDLPTQTPDGLCIAAVLERDFPEDVLLARRPIRNLQELPPSACVGTSSIRRQAQLLRRRPDVRVEPLRGNVETRLRKLQEGRYDAVILARAGLERLGIHGWNGLILDPLDFLPAPAQGVIAVEILRENERLFELFQTIHHVPTAAAAQAERRILARLHPGCHAPVGAYAAIENEQITLTAFASGPQGHPFLKERICGPVRNAVEWADCLAERLIEQGALEILKTNA, from the coding sequence ATGACCCTGCTCCGTGCAGCCACACGCGGTTCGAAACTGGCCCTGATTCAGACCCAGCGGGTAATTGATGCCCTGCAAAAGGTTTGTCCGGGATTGTCTGTGGAGATGCAAATCCTCCGGACACAGGGCGACCAGCAGGCGGATGCTCCGCTGTGGAAACTGGAAGGCAGCGGTTTTTTTACCGCCCGTCTCCAGCAGGCGCTGCTGGAAGGGGCGGCGGATTTTGCCGTTCACAGTTTCAAGGATTTGCCGACCCAGACGCCGGATGGCCTGTGTATTGCGGCGGTGCTGGAGCGGGATTTTCCGGAGGATGTTCTGCTGGCCCGCAGGCCCATCCGGAACCTTCAAGAGCTGCCGCCGTCGGCCTGTGTGGGCACTTCGAGCATTCGCCGGCAGGCCCAGCTTCTTCGGCGGCGGCCCGATGTACGGGTTGAGCCGCTTCGGGGCAATGTCGAAACACGTCTGCGAAAGCTGCAGGAGGGGCGCTATGATGCCGTCATTCTGGCTCGTGCCGGACTGGAGCGGCTGGGGATACACGGCTGGAACGGGCTGATATTGGACCCGCTGGATTTCCTGCCGGCACCGGCGCAGGGAGTCATTGCGGTCGAGATTCTCCGGGAAAATGAGCGTTTGTTCGAATTGTTCCAAACGATTCATCATGTTCCGACGGCGGCGGCGGCCCAGGCGGAACGCCGGATTCTGGCTCGACTTCATCCCGGATGCCATGCGCCGGTCGGGGCCTATGCGGCAATAGAAAACGAGCAGATTACGCTGACGGCTTTCGCGTCGGGCCCGCAGGGACATCCTTTCCTGAAAGAGCGGATTTGCGGGCCGGTCCGGAATGCGGTAGAATGGGCGGATTGTCTGGCCGAGCGGCTGATTGAGCAGGGGGCTCTGGAGATTTTAAAAACGAATGCATAA
- the hemA gene encoding glutamyl-tRNA reductase codes for MKLVCCGVSFRDAPYEAREKLAFSEERQRSLLRALKGHSSVQESVILCTCNRTELYLTVEKTADSAGLLEEVIRGMDPSAADSWHRYAKEYVGTKAVEHLFAVAAGLDSQMLGEHQIISQLKAAYALANEEQTTRYLFHRLMHRAFRASKEVRSRTILQSGTISLGAAAVELAWKEMSLPGAKVLLLGAGENAELVGRLLVKVGIGQLWIVSRRLESARQLAAALRFGQPAEFGSLGDLLGQADLAVCTTASPTPLITAAEHSYLLTQRSRPILILDLAMPRDVEPALGEIAQVRLFNLDDLNRQTEASRSIQVEQIQQAEQIVAEHAQRFAAWLDSLQTADLVSDLSSRYRQLAQKEARRYQRYFSKSEHAQLQRFAESLARKILHGPISYLKQCGSQEPSGDFLGVLDVVRKMLLEDPPKKRQKE; via the coding sequence ATGAAGCTTGTTTGCTGCGGTGTCAGTTTTCGTGATGCTCCCTACGAAGCGAGGGAAAAACTGGCTTTTTCTGAAGAACGCCAAAGGAGTCTGCTCCGGGCTCTGAAAGGGCATTCATCTGTTCAGGAATCCGTGATCCTGTGTACTTGCAATCGAACGGAGCTTTATCTGACCGTGGAGAAGACCGCCGACAGTGCAGGATTGCTGGAAGAAGTGATACGGGGGATGGACCCTTCCGCCGCCGACTCCTGGCACCGTTATGCAAAAGAATATGTCGGAACAAAAGCGGTGGAACATCTTTTCGCCGTGGCCGCCGGACTGGATTCTCAAATGCTCGGCGAGCATCAGATTATCAGCCAGCTGAAGGCGGCGTATGCGCTGGCCAATGAAGAACAGACCACCCGCTACCTTTTTCATCGGCTGATGCATCGAGCGTTTCGCGCATCCAAAGAGGTGCGCAGCCGGACAATCCTTCAGTCCGGAACCATTTCGCTGGGGGCGGCGGCGGTGGAACTGGCCTGGAAAGAAATGTCCCTGCCGGGCGCTAAAGTGCTTCTGCTGGGGGCCGGCGAGAATGCGGAGCTGGTGGGCCGTCTTTTGGTGAAGGTCGGAATTGGTCAGTTGTGGATTGTCAGCCGGCGTCTGGAATCCGCCCGTCAGCTGGCCGCTGCGCTTCGGTTCGGACAGCCGGCGGAGTTTGGTTCGCTGGGGGATTTGCTGGGGCAGGCTGATTTGGCTGTCTGCACGACGGCTTCGCCGACTCCGCTGATTACGGCCGCTGAGCACTCCTATCTGCTCACTCAGCGAAGCCGGCCGATTCTGATTCTCGATTTGGCGATGCCCAGAGATGTGGAGCCGGCGCTGGGGGAGATTGCGCAGGTTCGTTTGTTTAATCTGGATGATTTGAACCGACAAACGGAGGCAAGCCGTTCTATTCAGGTTGAACAGATTCAGCAGGCCGAGCAGATTGTTGCCGAACATGCACAGCGGTTTGCGGCCTGGCTGGATTCGCTTCAGACAGCGGATCTTGTCAGCGATTTATCCTCCCGCTACAGGCAGCTGGCTCAAAAGGAGGCCCGGCGTTATCAGCGGTATTTCAGCAAGTCGGAACATGCCCAGCTTCAGCGGTTTGCCGAGTCGCTGGCCCGCAAGATTCTGCACGGCCCGATTTCGTATCTCAAGCAGTGCGGCAGCCAAGAGCCCTCCGGGGATTTTTTGGGCGTGCTGGATGTGGTGCGGAAGATGCTGCTGGAAGACCCACCGAAAAAGAGACAAAAGGAATGA
- a CDS encoding NAD(P)H-dependent oxidoreductase: MSRILYIQASPRKERSKSIQVADAFVKSYLKSHPADTVEKLNLFEADLPSFDGLAVQAKYTILHGQKHTAQEREVWDKVEKVIEHFKNADKYVFAVPMWNFGIPWRLKQYIDILVQPGYTFRFGQNGYEGLVRGKPAMVIYSRGGSYPADSPFDLQKKYFELILSFIGFEQIGSLLAEPTLAEPAESEKAVQRALEQARKAAETF, from the coding sequence ATGAGCAGAATTCTTTACATTCAGGCATCGCCAAGGAAGGAGCGGTCAAAATCCATCCAGGTTGCGGATGCCTTTGTCAAATCGTACCTAAAATCCCATCCGGCAGATACCGTAGAAAAGCTGAATCTTTTCGAGGCGGATTTGCCGTCCTTTGACGGATTGGCGGTCCAGGCCAAATATACAATTCTGCACGGCCAAAAGCACACGGCACAGGAGCGTGAGGTTTGGGATAAGGTGGAGAAGGTTATCGAGCATTTTAAGAATGCAGACAAGTATGTTTTTGCCGTTCCGATGTGGAATTTCGGGATTCCCTGGCGGTTGAAGCAATATATCGATATTCTTGTGCAGCCGGGGTATACCTTCCGGTTTGGGCAGAACGGCTATGAAGGACTGGTTCGGGGAAAGCCGGCCATGGTGATTTACTCCCGCGGCGGCAGTTATCCGGCGGACAGTCCTTTTGATTTGCAGAAAAAATATTTCGAATTGATTCTCAGCTTTATTGGTTTTGAACAGATTGGTTCGCTTCTTGCGGAGCCGACGCTGGCGGAACCGGCGGAGTCGGAAAAAGCGGTTCAGCGTGCCCTCGAGCAGGCCCGAAAGGCGGCGGAAACCTTTTGA
- a CDS encoding MipA/OmpV family protein, with the protein MRNNLILIILSLSAVSDAEQNSSEAESVGKLWAGGGLLTLQKPYKGVESECYALPLLIYQGPKLTLFGPVATYSLFGEENRWAFQGLARIRTEGYNNNDSRYLDGMSDRDSTLELGVRYLHDLNFAVLSLDFSHDILDKHSGWESRLTLRKTFRDILDIQSLNLTPSFGVNWRNKQLNDYYYGVRTSESAPGRNAYSVGGSLGWLTGVQLNYKLSEKWSLFGLMNLEWLDNEITDSPIVEKDYTLSALAGLLFEF; encoded by the coding sequence ATGCGAAACAATCTTATTCTGATCATCCTCTCGTTGTCCGCCGTCTCCGACGCAGAACAAAACAGCAGCGAAGCTGAATCTGTCGGCAAACTGTGGGCAGGCGGCGGGCTTCTGACCCTGCAAAAACCTTACAAAGGCGTCGAATCAGAATGCTATGCCCTCCCGCTTCTCATTTATCAGGGCCCCAAATTAACATTGTTCGGCCCGGTTGCCACATATTCTCTTTTTGGTGAGGAAAACCGTTGGGCTTTCCAAGGGCTGGCACGTATCCGGACGGAGGGGTATAACAACAACGACAGCCGATATTTAGACGGCATGTCAGACCGAGACTCTACCCTCGAACTCGGCGTGCGGTACCTTCACGACTTGAATTTTGCGGTACTGTCGCTGGACTTCAGCCACGACATTTTAGACAAACACAGCGGCTGGGAAAGTCGACTGACTTTGAGAAAAACCTTTCGAGACATACTGGACATTCAATCACTTAATCTCACTCCGTCTTTCGGCGTAAACTGGAGAAACAAACAATTAAACGACTACTACTACGGCGTGCGGACCTCTGAATCAGCACCCGGCCGCAATGCTTACAGTGTCGGCGGTTCCCTCGGCTGGCTGACAGGAGTCCAGCTGAACTATAAACTCTCCGAGAAATGGTCTCTTTTCGGTTTGATGAACCTTGAATGGCTGGACAACGAAATCACCGACAGCCCTATTGTGGAAAAAGATTATACCCTCTCCGCGCTCGCCGGTCTGCTTTTTGAATTTTAA
- the ychF gene encoding redox-regulated ATPase YchF yields the protein MKAAVIGMLQSGKSTLVSAVSGKPPVPPGAPEIHEVMVPVPDERLDWLTELYKPAKTVHATIDCLDLPGLNFTDEHGRAAARKLFGQLRTVDLFVAVLRAFENDSVPAYRNRIDPRKDLEELKTEMLLADLELVTNRIDRLEKQMHKPTKTQARDKEELALHHKLQQVLESEKPLRQAALNAQELELIKPLGFLTLRPMMIVVNVGEKQVGQTMDLGAAADGAEVICLSAEIESELAQLDAESRAEFMKDLGITKPASAQFVQSCYRTLGLISFLTVGKDEVRAWPIRAGTIAHEAAGKVHSDIQRGFIRAETMSYEDLRRLGDEKAVKAAGRMRLEGKTYVVQDGDIICFRFNV from the coding sequence ATGAAAGCAGCAGTAATCGGGATGCTTCAGTCCGGCAAGAGCACGCTGGTGTCCGCTGTCAGCGGCAAACCGCCGGTTCCGCCGGGGGCACCGGAGATTCATGAGGTGATGGTGCCGGTTCCGGATGAGCGGCTGGACTGGCTGACGGAATTATACAAACCCGCCAAGACAGTCCATGCGACGATTGACTGCCTGGACCTGCCGGGACTGAATTTTACGGATGAGCACGGGCGGGCCGCCGCCCGCAAACTGTTTGGGCAGCTTCGGACGGTTGATTTGTTTGTTGCCGTTCTTCGGGCGTTTGAGAACGATTCCGTACCGGCGTATCGGAACCGAATCGACCCGCGCAAGGATTTGGAGGAGCTGAAGACCGAGATGCTGCTGGCCGATTTGGAGCTGGTGACCAATCGGATTGACCGGCTCGAAAAGCAAATGCACAAACCCACAAAAACGCAGGCCCGGGACAAGGAGGAACTGGCCCTTCATCACAAACTCCAGCAGGTGCTCGAATCGGAAAAACCGCTTCGTCAGGCGGCCCTGAATGCGCAGGAGCTGGAGCTGATTAAGCCGCTGGGGTTTTTGACGCTGCGTCCGATGATGATTGTGGTCAACGTCGGCGAAAAGCAGGTTGGGCAAACGATGGATTTGGGGGCGGCGGCGGACGGGGCGGAGGTGATTTGCCTGTCGGCGGAGATTGAAAGCGAACTGGCGCAGCTGGATGCGGAGAGTCGGGCGGAGTTTATGAAGGATTTGGGGATTACCAAGCCCGCCTCAGCTCAGTTTGTGCAGAGTTGTTATCGAACGCTGGGGCTGATTAGCTTTCTGACTGTCGGCAAAGATGAAGTGCGTGCCTGGCCGATTCGGGCCGGCACCATTGCTCACGAGGCGGCCGGCAAGGTTCACAGCGATATTCAGCGGGGCTTTATTCGCGCGGAAACGATGTCGTATGAGGATTTGCGCCGGCTCGGAGACGAAAAAGCCGTCAAAGCCGCCGGACGGATGCGGCTGGAAGGCAAAACCTACGTTGTTCAGGACGGCGACATCATCTGTTTTCGGTTTAATGTCTGA
- a CDS encoding Fe-S-containing hydro-lyase, translating to MSAFSEIRIQTPLKDEQISRLRAGDWVRLNGVVYAARDQAHRRLCALLEAGQPLPFDLKGAVIYYVGPTPAAPGRVIGSAGPTTSARMDAFAPALFQAGLKGTIGKGYRSKEVQQALRQYRAVHFSAMGGFGALLSKHIAASRIVAYEELGPEAIRELVLEDFPAVVAYDCFGNSVYPRGRQE from the coding sequence ATGAGTGCTTTTTCGGAAATAAGAATTCAGACCCCTTTGAAAGACGAGCAAATCAGCCGGCTTCGGGCCGGGGACTGGGTGCGTCTGAACGGGGTTGTTTATGCGGCCCGCGACCAGGCGCATCGGCGTCTGTGTGCCCTTTTGGAAGCCGGACAGCCGCTTCCGTTTGACCTGAAAGGGGCGGTAATTTATTATGTGGGGCCGACACCGGCTGCGCCGGGGCGTGTAATCGGCTCGGCCGGTCCGACGACCTCGGCCCGAATGGATGCCTTTGCGCCGGCCCTCTTTCAGGCCGGGCTGAAGGGCACGATTGGGAAGGGATACCGTTCCAAAGAGGTTCAGCAGGCCCTTCGGCAGTATCGGGCGGTCCATTTTTCGGCGATGGGCGGCTTTGGGGCGCTTTTGTCGAAACATATTGCCGCCAGCCGAATTGTTGCCTATGAGGAGTTAGGGCCGGAGGCGATTCGGGAACTGGTGCTGGAGGATTTTCCGGCGGTTGTGGCGTATGATTGTTTTGGAAACAGTGTTTATCCGCGAGGACGTCAAGAATGA
- a CDS encoding bifunctional precorrin-2 dehydrogenase/sirohydrochlorin ferrochelatase, translating to MAKYPIFLEMAGRRAVVIGGGPVALRKVQGLAEAGARVTVVAEHILPEIEEVLIQLNAEIILSRYRKDFLVSAALVIAATNNPDLNRRIYEDCQELEILCNVVDQPELCDFFVPAVVKRGDLQIAIGTEGHCPAYAGHLRQKLEEIFTDAHGRFVDELAKVRSRIIETIPDSDQRKALLGKLASDESFHYFAEHGPEGWRRHCDEMIRQCSV from the coding sequence ATGGCCAAATACCCGATTTTTCTGGAAATGGCCGGCCGGCGGGCTGTAGTTATTGGCGGCGGCCCCGTAGCCCTTCGAAAAGTGCAGGGGCTCGCAGAGGCGGGAGCTCGCGTTACCGTAGTCGCTGAACATATCCTGCCTGAAATTGAAGAGGTGCTGATTCAGCTCAATGCAGAAATCATCCTCAGCCGCTACCGGAAAGATTTTCTCGTCTCCGCCGCCCTCGTGATTGCCGCCACCAACAATCCAGACCTGAACCGCCGCATCTATGAAGACTGCCAGGAGCTCGAAATCCTCTGCAATGTGGTAGATCAGCCCGAACTGTGCGACTTCTTTGTGCCGGCCGTGGTCAAACGCGGCGACCTGCAGATTGCCATCGGCACCGAAGGGCACTGTCCGGCCTATGCCGGTCATCTCCGGCAGAAATTAGAAGAAATCTTCACGGACGCACACGGTCGTTTTGTGGATGAACTGGCCAAAGTCCGCTCCCGCATCATCGAAACCATTCCCGACAGTGACCAGCGGAAAGCCCTGCTGGGAAAACTGGCCAGCGACGAATCATTCCATTATTTCGCGGAACACGGACCGGAAGGATGGCGCCGTCACTGTGATGAAATGATCCGTCAGTGCTCCGTATAA
- the sixA gene encoding phosphohistidine phosphatase SixA yields MNLYLIQHAQAFPKEQYADRPLTEEGYWQAQQTAEFVKRLGISVGAVWHSGKTRALQTAKLFHAAVKGPCPLHKHDGLSPDGDPEPIAEEIEKAQTDLMIVGHLPFLSRLAGLLLCGSADAEPVLFEKAGVVCLQRNDDGLWQLNWLIKPDIL; encoded by the coding sequence ATGAATCTGTATTTGATTCAGCATGCTCAGGCCTTCCCGAAAGAGCAGTATGCAGACCGACCCCTCACAGAGGAAGGATACTGGCAGGCCCAGCAGACCGCAGAGTTTGTGAAACGGCTGGGCATCTCCGTCGGAGCCGTCTGGCACAGCGGAAAAACGCGGGCCCTCCAGACGGCCAAACTCTTCCACGCCGCTGTAAAGGGGCCCTGCCCCCTGCACAAGCACGACGGGCTTTCTCCCGATGGCGACCCGGAGCCGATTGCCGAGGAAATTGAAAAAGCCCAAACCGACCTGATGATTGTCGGACACCTGCCGTTTTTGTCGCGGCTGGCCGGTCTGCTGCTCTGCGGCAGTGCAGACGCCGAACCCGTGCTTTTCGAAAAAGCCGGTGTGGTCTGTCTGCAGCGTAATGACGACGGCCTCTGGCAGCTAAACTGGCTCATCAAACCGGATATTTTATAA